The Apium graveolens cultivar Ventura chromosome 6, ASM990537v1, whole genome shotgun sequence genome contains a region encoding:
- the LOC141668742 gene encoding increased DNA methylation 2 isoform X2 translates to MIILRLRSRKSHQKPTLLDILPLLNYIDSKYTTLTLFLFQAHSPPRAPNFRRLIPATEYMESTIQGTEALIAFESDKEDVLSGGVPTDDQYFLLYFIMGTYFAPHLKQETPQKSVLQRRFEGLVLYTSDQLAGSHIKVVEVERIYYYVLRKADASVVMKLAWLHQFLDGTLPYPRETATDYPQFKDLFPPDLHPQSWLKDKYKIIGNVVFIDKPETSCLKAEDITRFKRLTRLEDFHLDRDSARSHAFVDGKIQCNMMLEVDCNGELPQTRLSGAPRKTKNPNELAMPKDTMQRDVKFGDIVDRRRSPPVSRAADMPTVSSSEHNGKPSLFGEVDPFAVEGDSSSEENFGPGMIFFPSHPTREELSNMTAATKGTAITGSAAKGQIGPALGLIDIGECEDSYLFRVSLPGVRRDEREFSCEVEDDGKVLIRGVTVTGEKTVCRYSQTFEMQSQNLCPPGHFSIFFKLPGPVDPQQFSGNFGTDGILEGIVMKEGQNSW, encoded by the exons ATGATAATTTTGAGACTGAGATCTCGAAAATCTCACCAAAAGCCGACTTTACTCGATATACTCCCTCTCCTTAATTACATTGACTCAAAATATACTACACTCACTTTGTTTCTGTTTCAAGCACATTCTCCCCCAAGAGCCCCAAACTTCCGGCGACTAATTCCGGCAACCG AATATATGGAGTCCACGATTCAGGGTACCGAGGCTTTGATTGCTTTCGAGTCCGATAAGGAAGATGTTTTAAGTGGAGGAGTTCCGACTGATGATCAGTATTTCCTCTTGTACTTCATTATGGGGACGTACTTTGCACCTCATCTTAAACAAGAGACACCTCAAAAGTCCGTGCTGCAAAGACGTTTCGAGGGTCTTGTTCTGTATACTTCTGATCAGCTTGCTGGTTCCCACATTAAAGTTGTTGAAGTTGAGAGAATATATTACTATGTACTAAGAAAGGCAGATGCGTCTGTTGTGATGAAATTAGCTTGGTTGCATCAGTTTTTAGACGGGACTCTTCCTTATCCACGAGAAACCGCAACAGATTACCCTCAGTTTAAGGATCTTTTTCCTCCTGACTTGCATCCTCAGTCGTGGCTTAAAGATAAATATAAGATTATTGGGAATGTTGTATTTATTGACAAACCAGAGACCTCTTGCTTGAAGGCGGAAGATATTACTAGGTTTAAGAGACTAACGAGGCTGGAAGATTTTCATTTGGATAGGGATAGTGCGAGGTCACATGCTTTTGTGGATGGTAAAATTCAATGTAATATGATGCTGGAGGTAGACTGCAATGGAGAGTTACCTCAAACTAGATTGTCTGGTGCTCCTCGTAAAACCAAAAATCCAAATGAATTGGCCATGCCTAAGGATACCATGCAACGTGATGTGAAATTTGGGGACATTGTTGATCGACGCAGATCCCCACCTGTCAGCAGAGCTGCTGATATGCCAACTGTCTCAAGTTCCGAACATAATGGCAAACCTTCGTTATTTGGTGAAGTGGACCCTTTTGCAGTGGAAGGGGACTCCAGTTCTGAAGAGAACTTTGGGCCAGGAATGATATTTTTTCCTTCACACCCAACTAGGGAAGAGTTGAGTAACATGACAGCTGCTACAAAGGGGACTGCAATTACTGGCAGTGCAGCAAAGGGACAAATTGGACCGGCTCTAGGGCTCATAGATATTGGAGAATGCGAGGACTCCTACCTATTCAGGGTATCTCTTCCTGGAGTCAGAAGGGATGAAA GAGAATTTAGTTGTGAAGTTGAAGATGACGGTAAAGTATTAATCAGGGGTGTGACAGTCACAGGGGAGAAAACTGTATGCAGGTATTCACAGACATTTGAAATGCAATCTCAGAACCTCTGTCCGCCAGGACACTTCTCTATCTTTTTCAAGCTTCCAGGTCCTGTTGATCCTCAGCAGTTTTCTGGAAATTTTGGAACCGATGGGATTCTGGAAGGAATTGTGATGAAGGAGGGACAAAACTCATGGTAG
- the LOC141667680 gene encoding receptor-like cytosolic serine/threonine-protein kinase RBK2, with protein MEPDKTSDAATFKKLCRKFSSSSAQDLRCYDTQKEKEDASSPRGVIEACMNSMYKGSESVDNSTSESETSSSNPKTHTRWRKFVNVWKISPIKRLPLIPLKTIPMLSSKKNSSSRDNDDIDLNDYESSWKNFSLLELQTATCNFSPDNLIGKGGYAEVFKGCLADGQLVAVKKLNKGTSEDQITDFLSEIGTIAHVDHPNTAKMLGYGVEGGTYLILELSPLGSLGSLLHETKERLDWGARYKIILGTADGLLYLHEYCQRRIIHRDIKADNILLTENFDPQICDFGLAKWLPKQWSHHNVSKFEGTFGYFAPEYFMHGIVDEKIDVYSYGVLILEIVTGRRALDDSQKSLVLWAKPLLESSKTEELVDPSLGNSYNQEEMDRVLLTSSLCIDQNPILRPRMSQVLELLRGDDYNPKCPRVHQKRLLQRTYSEEINDAEEYNTTKLLPNVNRLREIALET; from the exons ATGGAACCTGACAAAACCTCAGATGCAGCAACATTTAAAAAATTGTGCCGTAAATTTTCTTCATCTTCTGCACAAG ACTTGAGATGTTATGATACGCAAAAGGAGAAAGAAGATGCTTCCTCTCCTAGGGGAGTCATAGAAGCTTGCATGAATAGCATGTATAAAGGATCAGAATCTGTTGATAATAGCACATCGGAATCTGAAACCAGTTCATCAAATCCAAAAACACATACTCGTTGGCGTAAATTCGTTAATGTTTGGAAAATTAGTCCTATTAAGAGATTACCTTTAATTCCCCTAAAGACTATTCCAATGCTATCAAGTAAAAAGAATTCCAGTTCCCGAGACAATGATGACATTGACTTGAACGATTATGAATCTTCCTGGAAAAACTTCAGCCTCCTAGAACTCCAAACCGCAACCTGTAATTTTAGTCCTG ATAATTTAATTGGAAAGGGTGGTTATGCTGAAGTGTTCAAGGGTTGTTTGGCCGATGGACAACTTGTGGCTGTTAAAAAGCTCAACAAAGGGACATCTGAAGATCAGATCACAGATTTTCTATCTGAAATTGGCACTATAGCGCATGTAGATCATCCTAATACAGCCAAAATGCTTGGCTATGGTGTTGAAGGGGGAACGTATCTTATACTTGAGTTGTCTCCACTTGGAAGTTTAGGATCACTTCTCCATG AAACAAAGGAAAGATTAGATTGGGGTGCTAGGTATAAAATTATTCTAGGGACTGCTGACGGTTTGCTGTATCTTCATGAGTACTGTCAAAGGAGAATCATTCACAGGGATATTAAAGCAGATAATATTCTGCTCACTGAGAATTTTGATCCCCAG ATTTGTGATTTCGGGCTCGCAAAATGGCTACCAAAACAATGGAGCCATCATAATGTATCAAAATTTGAAGGCACATTTGG CTACTTTGCTCCAGAATACTTCATGCATGGAATAGTAGATGAGAAAATTGATGTATATTCATATGGGGTGCTAATTTTGGAGATAGTAACTGGACGCCGAGCTTTAGATGATTCACAGAAAAGCCTTGTACTTTGG GCAAAACCTTTGCTAGAGAGCAGTAAAACTGAAGAACTTGTTGACCCTTCCCTTGGTAATTCTTATAACCAAGAGGAGATGGATCGTGTGCTCTTGACTTCCTCTTTGTGTATCGACCAGAATCCAATTCTTAGGCCTCGAATGAGTCAG GTTTTAGAGCTTCTAAGAGGTGATGATTATAACCCCAAATGTCCAAGAGTGCATCAAAAGCGATTACTTCAAAGAACATACTCAGAAGAGATTAATGATGCAGAAGAATACAACACCACAAAGTTGTTGCCTAACGTGAATCGACTTAGGGAAATAGCTTTGGAGACATAA
- the LOC141668743 gene encoding KIN17-like protein, with product MGKNDFLTPKAIANRIKAKGLQKLRWYCQMCNKQCRDENGFKCHCMSEGHQRQMQVFGQNPDRVVDGFTEEFESTFLEHMKRSHRFSRIAATVVYNEYIADRHHVHMNSTQWATLTEFVKYLGKTGKCKVDETPKGWFITYIDRDSETLFKEKMKNKRVKADLVDEEKQERDIRRQIERAERTIGTSEVEVEVEDKLFKRDENDGSKIKIKLGTGMKSVVKEKGESSRLVFDDGESGGSRKEKRKRDGNEKGGGKSALDELMKEQEAAKERSNRKDYWLCEGIIVKVMSKPLEEKGYYKQKGVVRKVIDKYVGEIEMLDTKHVLRVDQEELETVLPQIGGLVKIVNGAYRGSNAKLLAVNTDKFCAKLQIEKGIYDGRVLPAVEYEDICKVLL from the coding sequence ATGGGTAAGAATGATTTCTTAACCCCAAAGGCAATAGCTAATAGAATCAAAGCTAAAGGTCTTCAAAAGCTCAGATGGTATTGTCAGATGTGTAATAAACAATGTCGAGATGAGAACGGATTTAAATGTCATTGTATGAGTGAAGGTCATCAACGTCAGATGCAAGTTTTTGGTCAAAACCCTGATCGTGTCGTTGACGGGTTTACGGAGGAGTTTGAGAGCACGTTTTTAGAGCATATGAAGAGGAGTCATAGGTTTAGTCGTATCGCGGCTACGGTTGTTTATAATGAGTATATTGCTGATAGGCATCATGTTCATATGAATTCGACTCAGTGGGCGACGTTGACTGAGTTTGTTAAGTATTTGGGGAAAACGGGGAAATGTAAGGTCGACGAGACTCCGAAAGGCTGGTTTATTACTTATATTGATAGGGATTCCGAGACGTTGTTTAAGGAGAAGATGAAGAATAAGAGGGTTAAGGCGGATTTGGTTGATGAGGAGAAGCAGGAGAGGGATATTAGGAGGCAGATTGAGCGTGCGGAACGGACGATTGGGACGAGTGAGGTTGAAGTTGAGGTTGAGGATAAGTTGTTTAAGAGAGATGAAAATGATGGGAGTAAGATTAAGATTAAGCTCGGGACGGGGATGAAGAGTGTTGTTAAAGAGAAAGGTGAGAGTTCGAGATTGGTGTTTGATGATGGTGAAAGTGGGGGGAGTAGGAAAGAGAAGAGGAAGAGAGATGGGAATGAGAAAGGCGGTGGAAAATCGGCTTTGGATGAGTTGATGAAGGAGCAAGAGGCGGCGAAGGAGCGTAGTAACAGGAAGGATTACTGGTTATGTGAGGGTATTATTGTTAAGGTTATGAGTAAACCATTGGAGGAAAAGGGTTATTATAAGCAAAAAGGCGTTGTTCGTAAAGTGATTGATAAGTATGTTGGAGAGATTGAAATGCTTGACACTAAGCATGTTCTTAGAGTGGATCAGGAGGAGCTTGAGACAGTTCTTCCGCAAATTGGCGGCCTGGTGAAGATTGTTAATGGTGCTTATCGTGGATCAAATGCCAAGTTACTAGCTGTTAATACGGATAAATTTTGTGCTAAGCTGCAGATTGAGAAAGGGATATACGATGGAAGGGTTCTTCCAGCTGTTGAATATGAAGATATATGCAAAGTTCTCCTGTAA
- the LOC141668742 gene encoding increased DNA methylation 2 isoform X1 — translation MIILRLRSRKSHQKPTLLDILPLLNYIDSKYTTLTLFLFQAHSPPRAPNFRRLIPATAGFVLGVCWRKFVTTRIWRLGFFEYMESTIQGTEALIAFESDKEDVLSGGVPTDDQYFLLYFIMGTYFAPHLKQETPQKSVLQRRFEGLVLYTSDQLAGSHIKVVEVERIYYYVLRKADASVVMKLAWLHQFLDGTLPYPRETATDYPQFKDLFPPDLHPQSWLKDKYKIIGNVVFIDKPETSCLKAEDITRFKRLTRLEDFHLDRDSARSHAFVDGKIQCNMMLEVDCNGELPQTRLSGAPRKTKNPNELAMPKDTMQRDVKFGDIVDRRRSPPVSRAADMPTVSSSEHNGKPSLFGEVDPFAVEGDSSSEENFGPGMIFFPSHPTREELSNMTAATKGTAITGSAAKGQIGPALGLIDIGECEDSYLFRVSLPGVRRDEREFSCEVEDDGKVLIRGVTVTGEKTVCRYSQTFEMQSQNLCPPGHFSIFFKLPGPVDPQQFSGNFGTDGILEGIVMKEGQNSW, via the exons ATGATAATTTTGAGACTGAGATCTCGAAAATCTCACCAAAAGCCGACTTTACTCGATATACTCCCTCTCCTTAATTACATTGACTCAAAATATACTACACTCACTTTGTTTCTGTTTCAAGCACATTCTCCCCCAAGAGCCCCAAACTTCCGGCGACTAATTCCGGCAACCG CTGGGTTTGTACTTGGTGTTTGTTGGAGGAAATTCGTAACAACACGAATTTGGAGGCTAGGCTTTTTCG AATATATGGAGTCCACGATTCAGGGTACCGAGGCTTTGATTGCTTTCGAGTCCGATAAGGAAGATGTTTTAAGTGGAGGAGTTCCGACTGATGATCAGTATTTCCTCTTGTACTTCATTATGGGGACGTACTTTGCACCTCATCTTAAACAAGAGACACCTCAAAAGTCCGTGCTGCAAAGACGTTTCGAGGGTCTTGTTCTGTATACTTCTGATCAGCTTGCTGGTTCCCACATTAAAGTTGTTGAAGTTGAGAGAATATATTACTATGTACTAAGAAAGGCAGATGCGTCTGTTGTGATGAAATTAGCTTGGTTGCATCAGTTTTTAGACGGGACTCTTCCTTATCCACGAGAAACCGCAACAGATTACCCTCAGTTTAAGGATCTTTTTCCTCCTGACTTGCATCCTCAGTCGTGGCTTAAAGATAAATATAAGATTATTGGGAATGTTGTATTTATTGACAAACCAGAGACCTCTTGCTTGAAGGCGGAAGATATTACTAGGTTTAAGAGACTAACGAGGCTGGAAGATTTTCATTTGGATAGGGATAGTGCGAGGTCACATGCTTTTGTGGATGGTAAAATTCAATGTAATATGATGCTGGAGGTAGACTGCAATGGAGAGTTACCTCAAACTAGATTGTCTGGTGCTCCTCGTAAAACCAAAAATCCAAATGAATTGGCCATGCCTAAGGATACCATGCAACGTGATGTGAAATTTGGGGACATTGTTGATCGACGCAGATCCCCACCTGTCAGCAGAGCTGCTGATATGCCAACTGTCTCAAGTTCCGAACATAATGGCAAACCTTCGTTATTTGGTGAAGTGGACCCTTTTGCAGTGGAAGGGGACTCCAGTTCTGAAGAGAACTTTGGGCCAGGAATGATATTTTTTCCTTCACACCCAACTAGGGAAGAGTTGAGTAACATGACAGCTGCTACAAAGGGGACTGCAATTACTGGCAGTGCAGCAAAGGGACAAATTGGACCGGCTCTAGGGCTCATAGATATTGGAGAATGCGAGGACTCCTACCTATTCAGGGTATCTCTTCCTGGAGTCAGAAGGGATGAAA GAGAATTTAGTTGTGAAGTTGAAGATGACGGTAAAGTATTAATCAGGGGTGTGACAGTCACAGGGGAGAAAACTGTATGCAGGTATTCACAGACATTTGAAATGCAATCTCAGAACCTCTGTCCGCCAGGACACTTCTCTATCTTTTTCAAGCTTCCAGGTCCTGTTGATCCTCAGCAGTTTTCTGGAAATTTTGGAACCGATGGGATTCTGGAAGGAATTGTGATGAAGGAGGGACAAAACTCATGGTAG